The Ancylobacter sp. WKF20 genome contains a region encoding:
- a CDS encoding HAD-IA family hydrolase, whose amino-acid sequence MPLSTDHPAVIAFDLDGTLVDTAPDLLDTLDVVLDHAGAPPLPREETRKMIGAGARALVNRGLTAAGMSVEPERFDRLYDLFLEHYAAHIADSSRPFPGLLDALDTLAAQGHTLAVCTNKLEYLSRLLLDRLDLTSRFAVIAGADTFAVHKPDAGHLLGTIERAGGTAGRAIMVGDSLTDVLTAQNARVPCIVVPFGYTETPAAELGGDVLIEHYDLLPGTVAQLLGRA is encoded by the coding sequence ATGCCTCTTTCCACCGACCACCCCGCCGTCATCGCCTTCGATCTCGACGGCACTCTCGTCGACACCGCCCCTGACCTGCTCGACACGCTCGATGTCGTGCTCGACCATGCTGGCGCCCCGCCGCTACCGCGCGAGGAAACCCGCAAGATGATCGGCGCCGGTGCGCGCGCCCTCGTCAATCGCGGCCTCACCGCCGCGGGGATGAGCGTCGAACCGGAGCGATTCGATCGGCTCTATGACCTCTTCCTGGAGCATTACGCGGCCCATATCGCCGATTCGTCGCGCCCCTTCCCCGGCCTGCTGGACGCGCTGGATACGCTCGCCGCGCAGGGCCACACGCTCGCGGTCTGCACCAACAAGCTGGAATATCTCTCCCGCCTGCTGCTCGACCGGCTCGACCTCACCAGCCGCTTCGCGGTGATCGCAGGGGCCGACACCTTCGCTGTCCACAAGCCCGATGCCGGCCATCTCCTCGGCACGATCGAGCGGGCGGGCGGTACGGCGGGGCGCGCCATCATGGTTGGCGACAGCCTGACCGACGTACTGACCGCGCAGAACGCCCGCGTGCCCTGCATCGTCGTGCCCTTCGGCTATACCGAGACGCCGGCGGCGGAACTCGGGGGCGATGTGCTGATCGAGCATTATGATCTGCTGCCCGGCACCGTCGCCCAGCTCCTTGGCCGTGCGTGA
- a CDS encoding SDR family oxidoreductase, whose amino-acid sequence MNPLVPPDFAFSGRELTGRVALVTGGSRNIGRAIALALAEGGASVAIVGRRDRAAVDEVVGQIEAAGGSALGVLGDVTESIDVAAIMDACLARFGRLDILVNNAAVRDEAPLAELSYETWRSVMALSLDAPFLLAKAANEPLARSGAGAIINIGGLTAYIGARNRAHVVAAKAGLGGLTRALAHELATDGVTVNLVAPGLIETRREGDHRPHHHAATANLLGRRGTPDEVAALVRFLSGPAARYITGQTLQVNGGAFM is encoded by the coding sequence ATGAACCCGCTCGTGCCGCCGGACTTCGCCTTTTCGGGCCGGGAGCTGACAGGGCGCGTGGCTCTCGTCACCGGCGGCTCGCGCAATATCGGCCGCGCCATCGCGCTCGCCTTGGCGGAAGGCGGGGCCAGCGTGGCCATTGTCGGCCGGCGCGACCGCGCGGCTGTCGATGAGGTCGTGGGCCAGATCGAGGCGGCCGGGGGCAGCGCCCTGGGCGTGTTGGGGGATGTGACCGAGTCCATCGACGTCGCCGCGATCATGGACGCATGCCTCGCGCGCTTCGGGCGTCTCGACATCCTCGTGAACAACGCCGCCGTGCGGGACGAGGCGCCGCTCGCCGAGCTCAGCTATGAGACCTGGCGATCGGTGATGGCCCTGTCGCTTGACGCGCCCTTTCTGCTCGCCAAGGCGGCGAACGAACCGCTGGCGCGCTCAGGCGCCGGTGCCATCATCAACATAGGCGGCCTCACCGCCTATATTGGGGCGCGCAACCGCGCCCATGTCGTCGCGGCGAAAGCCGGGCTCGGCGGGCTCACCCGAGCGTTGGCACATGAGCTGGCCACTGATGGCGTTACCGTGAACCTTGTCGCCCCCGGCCTGATCGAGACCCGGCGCGAGGGCGACCATCGTCCCCATCACCACGCCGCCACCGCCAACCTCTTGGGCCGCCGGGGCACGCCCGACGAGGTCGCGGCGCTGGTGCGTTTCCTCAGCGGCCCGGCAGCGCGCTACATCACCGGGCAGACGCTGCAGGTGAATGGTGGGGCGTTCATGTGA
- the rpiA gene encoding ribose-5-phosphate isomerase RpiA, whose protein sequence is MSDAPLSDAETLKRQAAARALEHVRSGMKLGLGTGSTAKHFVELLAEKVQQGLEVVGVPTSEVTKAQAESLGVPVATLDEYPILDLCVDGADEIGPDLTLVKGGGGALLREKIVASAAQEMFVIADASKKVAQLGAFALPIEVVDFGVAATRRAIERAAKAAGCHGLLTLRRRADGHVFVTDQGHVILDAAYGVIPDPAALALALSQVPGVVEHGLFIKLATRVFLAGADGVTVIDRA, encoded by the coding sequence ATGTCCGACGCCCCACTGTCCGACGCCGAGACCCTTAAGCGCCAGGCCGCCGCCCGCGCGCTGGAGCATGTGCGCTCCGGCATGAAGCTCGGGCTCGGCACCGGCTCGACCGCCAAGCACTTCGTCGAGCTGCTGGCCGAGAAGGTGCAGCAGGGGTTGGAAGTGGTGGGCGTTCCGACCTCCGAGGTGACCAAGGCGCAGGCCGAGAGCCTCGGCGTGCCGGTGGCGACACTCGACGAGTACCCGATCCTCGACCTGTGCGTGGACGGTGCGGACGAGATCGGGCCGGATCTCACCCTGGTCAAGGGCGGCGGCGGCGCCCTGCTGCGCGAGAAGATCGTCGCCTCGGCGGCGCAGGAAATGTTCGTCATTGCAGATGCGTCGAAGAAGGTTGCGCAGCTCGGCGCCTTCGCGCTGCCGATCGAAGTGGTGGATTTCGGCGTCGCCGCGACCCGCCGGGCGATCGAGCGCGCCGCGAAGGCGGCCGGCTGTCATGGCCTGCTGACCTTGCGCCGGCGCGCCGACGGCCATGTTTTCGTCACGGATCAGGGACACGTCATTCTCGATGCCGCCTATGGCGTCATTCCCGATCCCGCCGCGCTGGCGCTGGCCCTCTCGCAGGTGCCTGGCGTTGTCGAGCACGGGCTATTCATCAAGCTGGCGACCCGCGTCTTTCTTGCGGGCGCCGATGGCGTGACGGTCATAGACCGCGCGTGA
- a CDS encoding MmgE/PrpD family protein, giving the protein MNQHRTIEAPPLALAIGAFAAQAQPSAAAEEVCRNLLVDIAGLIIAARDTDYVQASLASAVDDGRCTALGHARRLGMYDAALVNGTAAHGEDFDDTFEGGPVHPGAVVVPAALAAAEQHGASGAVVMRAIAIGAELMCRLSLVAPQATHKAGFHPTAIFGAPAATVTVAAVLGLDAATTARALGIAGSLASGIIEYLADGSSTKRLHAGAAAQAGLRAVHLARAGFTGPLTVFEGTHGLFKAFAPSKAPDFDKLMDGLGTRWVIEGLAFKPYACGTMTQPFVDCALQLAASGVTAEEIVAIRCKVGEGTVHRLWEPLAGKHRPPNGYAGKFSTPYCMAVAFIDGAAGLGQFTDARSQDPAVQALAAKIFYEIDPADEYPRNFTGHLEATLADGRVVTLRQPHMRGGAHEPLPQAELAAKFDANLRFGGLDAAAIADVRQALDRLAAGGPVDLAAARARARA; this is encoded by the coding sequence ATGAACCAGCACCGCACGATCGAGGCGCCGCCGCTTGCCCTCGCCATCGGCGCCTTTGCCGCGCAGGCCCAGCCGAGCGCGGCGGCCGAAGAGGTCTGCCGTAACCTGCTGGTCGATATTGCCGGGCTCATCATCGCCGCGCGTGACACCGATTATGTCCAGGCGAGCCTTGCCAGCGCGGTCGATGATGGGCGCTGCACGGCGCTCGGCCATGCGCGCCGGCTCGGCATGTATGACGCCGCGCTGGTGAATGGCACGGCGGCGCATGGCGAGGATTTCGACGACACCTTCGAAGGCGGCCCGGTGCATCCCGGCGCCGTCGTGGTCCCGGCGGCGCTGGCGGCGGCGGAGCAGCACGGCGCCAGCGGGGCGGTGGTGATGCGCGCCATCGCCATCGGGGCCGAGCTGATGTGTCGCCTCAGCCTCGTCGCGCCACAAGCGACGCATAAGGCGGGCTTCCACCCGACCGCGATCTTCGGCGCGCCGGCTGCCACAGTCACCGTCGCCGCCGTGCTCGGGCTTGATGCCGCCACCACCGCGCGCGCCCTCGGCATCGCCGGCAGCCTCGCTTCCGGCATCATCGAATACCTTGCGGACGGCTCCTCGACCAAGCGGCTGCATGCCGGCGCGGCGGCGCAGGCGGGCCTGCGCGCGGTGCATCTCGCCCGCGCCGGCTTCACCGGTCCGCTGACCGTCTTCGAGGGCACGCATGGCCTGTTCAAGGCGTTTGCACCGTCCAAGGCGCCCGATTTCGACAAGCTGATGGACGGTCTCGGCACGCGCTGGGTGATCGAGGGGCTGGCCTTCAAGCCCTATGCCTGCGGGACCATGACCCAGCCCTTCGTCGATTGCGCGCTCCAACTTGCGGCGAGCGGCGTGACGGCGGAGGAGATCGTGGCGATCCGCTGCAAGGTCGGCGAGGGCACCGTGCATCGGCTCTGGGAGCCGCTCGCCGGCAAGCACCGGCCGCCTAATGGCTATGCCGGCAAGTTCTCGACGCCCTATTGCATGGCGGTGGCCTTCATCGATGGCGCGGCCGGCCTCGGCCAGTTCACCGATGCGCGCTCGCAGGACCCGGCGGTGCAGGCGCTGGCGGCGAAGATTTTCTATGAGATCGACCCGGCGGACGAGTATCCCCGCAACTTCACCGGTCATCTCGAGGCGACGCTCGCCGATGGCCGCGTCGTCACGCTGCGCCAGCCACATATGCGCGGCGGGGCGCATGAGCCGTTGCCGCAAGCTGAACTGGCGGCCAAGTTCGATGCCAATCTTCGTTTCGGTGGCCTGGACGCGGCGGCTATCGCGGACGTGCGGCAGGCACTCGACCGCCTCGCGGCGGGTGGTCCCGTCGACCTCGCTGCGGCGCGGGCACGGGCACGGGCGTGA
- a CDS encoding tripartite tricarboxylate transporter permease gives MSTFWDIIHLLTGTPIIPVAIMGLVWGILGGALPGISASITMALVLPFTYTMDPAMAIALLACVYIGAEYGGSIPAILIRTPGTNSSAATVIDGYELNRQGRAGEALGISLMSGVVGSLFGLAMLVLLTEPLSWLALAFTPASYFGLGMLGLSVIASMTGGSLLKGLAAAVIGLMIATVGTDPISGVTRFTFDVPDLLNGVEPVLVMVGLFALTELMSQSGSTTVMELKESVRIRLPSLAMMNKLKRSQTIGCILGLFEGLTPGGGGSIAAFMSYNEARRWSKTPEKFGKGSEEGVAAPEAANNTVASTALIPLLSFGIPSSNSTAVLLGGLLMHGLLPGPRLFEQNPQVIDSLYVGSFVAIIAQIGVGMLLLPAAVWLVNRPRAYRAGFIFALILSGLYTLNNATFDLGIALALGVVGYLMRICGFPFLPMILGVVLGHMVESSYRRSLVLSGGDMMVFLQDPICVGLLLAATGFVVYSLTREVRDARKARHEQAEKAKLQEAHG, from the coding sequence ATGAGCACCTTCTGGGACATCATCCACCTGCTGACCGGCACGCCGATCATCCCGGTCGCCATTATGGGCCTCGTCTGGGGCATTCTCGGCGGCGCGCTGCCGGGCATTTCCGCCTCGATCACCATGGCGTTGGTGCTGCCCTTCACCTACACGATGGACCCGGCGATGGCGATCGCGCTGCTCGCCTGCGTCTATATCGGCGCCGAATATGGCGGCTCCATTCCGGCGATCCTGATCCGCACGCCCGGCACCAACTCCTCCGCCGCGACGGTGATCGACGGCTATGAGCTGAACCGTCAGGGCCGCGCCGGCGAGGCGCTGGGCATCTCGCTGATGTCGGGCGTGGTTGGCAGCCTGTTCGGCCTCGCCATGCTGGTGCTGCTGACCGAACCGCTGTCCTGGCTGGCGCTGGCCTTTACCCCCGCCTCTTATTTTGGGCTCGGCATGCTCGGCCTCAGCGTCATCGCCTCGATGACCGGCGGCTCGCTGCTGAAGGGCCTCGCGGCGGCAGTGATCGGCCTGATGATCGCCACGGTCGGCACCGACCCGATCTCCGGCGTGACGCGCTTCACCTTCGACGTGCCGGACCTGCTCAACGGGGTGGAGCCGGTGCTGGTCATGGTTGGTCTGTTCGCCCTGACCGAACTGATGAGCCAGTCCGGCTCCACCACCGTCATGGAGCTGAAGGAGTCGGTGCGCATCCGCCTGCCGAGCCTCGCCATGATGAACAAGCTGAAGCGCTCGCAGACCATCGGCTGCATTCTCGGCCTGTTCGAGGGGCTGACACCGGGCGGTGGCGGCTCCATCGCGGCCTTCATGTCCTATAATGAGGCCCGCCGCTGGTCGAAGACGCCGGAGAAGTTTGGCAAGGGTTCGGAAGAAGGCGTCGCGGCGCCGGAGGCGGCGAACAACACGGTGGCGAGCACCGCGCTCATCCCGCTGCTCAGCTTCGGCATTCCCAGCTCTAACTCCACCGCCGTGCTGCTGGGCGGGCTCCTGATGCACGGGCTATTACCCGGCCCGCGCCTGTTCGAGCAGAACCCGCAGGTGATCGATAGCCTCTATGTCGGATCCTTCGTGGCGATCATCGCGCAGATCGGCGTCGGCATGCTGCTGCTGCCGGCGGCGGTGTGGCTGGTGAACCGGCCGCGCGCCTATCGGGCCGGCTTCATCTTCGCGCTCATCCTGTCGGGCCTCTACACGCTGAACAACGCCACCTTCGACCTCGGCATCGCCCTGGCTCTCGGCGTCGTCGGCTATCTCATGCGGATCTGCGGCTTCCCCTTCCTGCCGATGATCCTCGGCGTCGTTCTCGGCCACATGGTGGAATCGAGCTACCGCCGCTCGCTGGTGCTGTCCGGCGGCGACATGATGGTGTTCCTGCAGGATCCCATCTGCGTCGGTCTGCTGCTCGCCGCTACCGGCTTCGTCGTCTACTCGCTCACCCGCGAGGTGCGGGATGCGCGCAAGGCCCGGCACGAACAGGCCGAGAAGGCCAAACTTCAGGAGGCGCACGGATGA